The nucleotide window AAGTCGCAGGTATTTGATTTTATTCCCCACTCAAAAGCGGTATAACAACGGCAGGGAAGAACGTGAGACCATGATGAGAGGCTGCTTCCTCAAAAACACAGGAGTTTCTAGCAGATGCTAAAACGATTTTCAGACGCAGATGTAGACCCTCAGGTACTGAGTCAGCTGACCATTTCAGTCCTTGGATATGGGAATCAAGGCTCTGCTCAGGCGCAAAATCTTCGAGATAGCGGCGTAAGAGTAATAATCGGAGCAAGAGAAAAAGGACTCTCGGCGCAACGCGCTATGGAAGATGGATTTGAAGTCGTCTCGTTTGAAGAGGCAGCACGACAAAGTGATATCATTCACTTTTTATTACCAGATGAAGTGCATAGAGAAGTGTATCTCAGTATCGAAAAGCATCTCACATCAGAGAAATCATTGTGCTTTAGCCACGGGCTCAACATTCATTTTAAAACGATAATCCCCCCTGAGTCTGTTGACGTATTTATGGTATCACCAAAGGGACCAGGTGTTTCGGTAAGAGATCAATACATCAGAGGAAGCGGACTTCCAGCACTGATTGCGGTACATCAAAACCCTTCGGGAAAGGCTCTCTCATTAGCACTCGCCATTGCGCATGCCAATGGCTTCACTCGCTCTCTCTGTTTAGAGACTACCTTTCGAGATGAGACAGAGACAGATCTCTTTGGAGAACAAAATGTGCTGTGTGGTGGGGCGAGCTACCTTGTGAAGGCTGGATTTGA belongs to bacterium and includes:
- the ilvC gene encoding ketol-acid reductoisomerase is translated as MLKRFSDADVDPQVLSQLTISVLGYGNQGSAQAQNLRDSGVRVIIGAREKGLSAQRAMEDGFEVVSFEEAARQSDIIHFLLPDEVHREVYLSIEKHLTSEKSLCFSHGLNIHFKTIIPPESVDVFMVSPKGPGVSVRDQYIRGSGLPALIAVHQNPSGKALSLALAIAHANGFTRSLCLETTFRDETETDLFGEQNVLCGGASYLVKAGFDVLVEAGYPPEIAYFECVHELKLIADLIHTDGIAGMSNKISTTALFGQIVQGERLIDQHVRDSMREQLQRIQSGEFAHQWIDQEYGENQCATIRDWLKECQSWEVEEVGSKIRDAMDFTEKNPERK